In a single window of the Streptomyces sp. NBC_00094 genome:
- a CDS encoding DUF3145 domain-containing protein yields MTTRGVLYVHSAPRALCPHVEWAVAGVLGVRVQLDWIRQPASPGTWRAEFSWKGQTGTASRLASALRGWQMLRFEVTAEPCPTAEGERYSATPDLGIFHAVTGMHGDILIPEDRLRAALARSLQGETNLEAEVAKLLGKPWDDELEPFRYAGEGAPVRWLHQVV; encoded by the coding sequence GTGACGACACGTGGAGTCCTGTACGTACACTCCGCACCGCGCGCGCTGTGCCCGCACGTCGAATGGGCGGTCGCGGGTGTCCTCGGTGTGAGAGTCCAGCTCGACTGGATCCGCCAGCCGGCGTCCCCCGGCACCTGGAGAGCCGAGTTCTCCTGGAAGGGCCAGACGGGCACCGCCTCCAGACTCGCCTCCGCGCTGCGCGGCTGGCAGATGCTCCGCTTCGAGGTGACCGCGGAACCCTGCCCCACCGCCGAGGGCGAGCGCTACAGCGCCACCCCCGACCTGGGCATCTTCCACGCCGTCACCGGAATGCACGGCGACATCCTGATCCCCGAGGACCGGCTGCGGGCCGCTCTGGCGCGCTCCCTCCAGGGCGAGACGAACCTGGAGGCCGAGGTCGCGAAGCTCCTCGGGAAGCCCTGGGACGACGAACTGGAGCCCTTCCGGTACGCGGGCGAGGGCGCCCCGGTGCGCTGGCTCCACCAGGTCGTCTGA
- a CDS encoding acyl carrier protein translates to MAHTQEQIVEGLAEIVNEIAGIPTEDVQLDKSFTDDLDVDSLSMVEVVVAAEERFDVKIPDEDVKNLKTVGDAADYILKHQA, encoded by the coding sequence ATGGCTCACACCCAGGAGCAGATCGTCGAGGGTCTCGCCGAGATCGTCAACGAGATCGCCGGTATCCCGACCGAGGACGTCCAGCTGGACAAGTCCTTCACCGATGACCTGGACGTCGACTCCCTGTCCATGGTCGAGGTCGTCGTCGCCGCCGAAGAGCGCTTCGACGTCAAGATCCCGGACGAGGACGTCAAGAACCTCAAGACGGTCGGCGACGCTGCCGACTACATCCTGAAGCACCAGGCCTGA
- a CDS encoding glycoside hydrolase family 3 protein translates to MVETTTGVGTDINGDSAREAAVEAALAKLDLDTKARLLAGQDMWSLPALPEIGLSSLVMSDGPIGVRGVRWTADDPSVALPSPTALAAAWDPALARRAGRLLAQEARRKGVHVLLAPTVNLHRTPLGGRHFEAYSEDPYLTGEIGTGYVQGVQDGGVGTTVKHFVANDAETDRFTVDNKVAARPLRELYLAPFEAIVKNAHPWGIMTAYNQVNGVTMTEHRYLVNEVLRGEWGFDGYNVSDWMAARSTTGDIEGGLDVAMPGPYTVYGDALATAVRAGEVEEATVDAAVRNVLRLAARVGALEGAPAVVTEHPAAIDGDALAREIARRGFVLVRNENAALPLRTGTVALSGAAARDARVLGGGSAQVFPEHIVSPLAGLTAALPEGALTFTIGADPSEELAPADQGFTLVARCRDAEDRILGEGTLPNGQVQWIGDLPDGVDYAELASVEVVGTFTPRESGEHAFGTRGLGAFTLAVGGVTVFDGVQAMGAESDPFEAFFGSPVERAKVSLTAGETVEVSLRQTLNKEFSGPLPAVMFSFVHLGPRRDPDELITEAVEAARTADTAVVVVATTERVESEGFDRKDLALPGRQDELVRAVAAVNPNTVVIVNAGSPVEMPWREDVAAILLSWFPGQEGGDALADVLTGAEEPGGRLPTTWPAVLADVPVTEVTPTDGVLDYSEGVFIGYRAWDKAGAVPAYPFGHGLGYTSWSYDSLTAGPETVTVRLTNTGDRTGREVVQVYLAPAATGPEGAGSATVERPARWLAAFASVEAAPGETVETEIALPRRAFEIWDEEKNDWTFVSGAYEVVAAHSLTDTRLSAALEV, encoded by the coding sequence ATGGTGGAGACGACCACGGGCGTCGGCACGGACATCAACGGTGACAGCGCGCGAGAGGCGGCCGTCGAGGCGGCGCTCGCCAAGCTCGACCTGGACACCAAGGCCCGGCTCCTCGCCGGTCAGGACATGTGGTCGCTGCCCGCGCTGCCGGAGATCGGGCTGAGCTCCCTGGTCATGTCCGACGGCCCCATCGGCGTCCGCGGCGTCCGCTGGACCGCCGACGACCCGTCCGTCGCCCTGCCGTCCCCGACGGCGCTCGCCGCCGCCTGGGACCCCGCGCTGGCCCGCCGCGCCGGCCGGCTCCTCGCCCAGGAGGCCCGCCGCAAGGGCGTCCACGTCCTCCTCGCACCCACGGTCAACCTGCACCGCACGCCCCTCGGCGGCCGCCACTTCGAGGCGTACAGCGAGGACCCGTACCTCACCGGCGAGATCGGCACCGGCTACGTCCAGGGCGTCCAGGACGGTGGCGTCGGCACCACGGTCAAGCACTTCGTCGCCAACGACGCCGAGACCGACCGCTTCACCGTCGACAACAAGGTCGCCGCCCGCCCCCTCCGCGAGCTCTACCTCGCCCCCTTCGAGGCCATCGTCAAGAACGCCCACCCCTGGGGCATCATGACCGCCTACAACCAGGTCAACGGCGTGACGATGACCGAGCACCGCTACCTCGTCAACGAGGTCCTGCGCGGCGAGTGGGGCTTCGACGGCTACAACGTCTCCGACTGGATGGCCGCCCGCTCCACCACCGGCGACATCGAGGGCGGCCTCGACGTCGCCATGCCCGGCCCCTACACCGTCTACGGCGACGCCCTCGCCACCGCCGTCCGCGCCGGCGAGGTCGAGGAGGCCACCGTCGACGCGGCCGTACGCAACGTCCTGCGGCTCGCCGCCCGCGTCGGCGCCCTCGAAGGCGCCCCCGCGGTCGTCACCGAGCACCCGGCCGCCATCGACGGCGACGCCCTCGCCCGCGAGATCGCCCGCCGCGGCTTCGTCCTCGTCCGCAACGAGAACGCGGCCCTGCCGCTCCGCACCGGCACCGTCGCCCTCTCCGGCGCCGCCGCCCGCGACGCCCGCGTCCTCGGCGGCGGCTCCGCCCAGGTCTTCCCCGAGCACATCGTCTCCCCGCTCGCCGGCCTCACCGCCGCGCTGCCCGAAGGCGCGCTCACCTTCACCATCGGCGCCGACCCCAGCGAGGAACTCGCCCCCGCCGACCAGGGCTTCACCCTCGTCGCCCGCTGCCGCGACGCCGAGGACCGGATCCTCGGCGAGGGCACCCTGCCCAACGGCCAGGTCCAGTGGATCGGCGACCTGCCCGACGGCGTCGACTACGCGGAGCTCGCCTCCGTCGAGGTCGTCGGCACCTTCACCCCGCGCGAGTCCGGCGAACACGCCTTCGGCACCCGCGGCCTCGGCGCCTTCACCCTCGCCGTCGGCGGCGTCACCGTCTTCGACGGCGTCCAGGCCATGGGCGCCGAGAGCGACCCCTTCGAGGCCTTCTTCGGCTCCCCGGTCGAGCGCGCCAAGGTCTCCCTCACCGCCGGCGAGACCGTCGAGGTCTCCCTGCGCCAGACCCTGAACAAGGAGTTCTCGGGCCCGCTGCCGGCCGTCATGTTCTCCTTCGTCCACCTCGGTCCGCGCCGTGACCCCGACGAACTGATCACCGAGGCCGTCGAGGCCGCCCGCACCGCCGACACCGCCGTCGTGGTCGTCGCCACCACCGAGCGCGTCGAGTCCGAGGGCTTCGACCGCAAGGACCTCGCGCTCCCGGGCCGTCAGGACGAGCTCGTCCGGGCCGTCGCCGCCGTCAACCCGAACACCGTCGTCATCGTCAACGCCGGCTCCCCGGTCGAGATGCCGTGGCGCGAGGACGTGGCCGCGATCCTGCTCAGCTGGTTCCCCGGCCAGGAGGGCGGCGACGCCCTCGCCGACGTCCTCACCGGCGCCGAGGAGCCCGGCGGCCGCCTCCCCACCACCTGGCCCGCCGTCCTCGCCGACGTCCCCGTCACCGAGGTCACCCCCACCGACGGCGTACTCGACTACTCCGAGGGCGTCTTCATCGGCTACCGCGCCTGGGACAAGGCCGGCGCCGTCCCCGCGTACCCCTTCGGCCACGGCCTCGGCTACACCAGCTGGTCGTACGACTCCCTGACCGCCGGACCCGAGACCGTCACCGTCCGGCTCACCAACACCGGTGACCGCACCGGCCGCGAGGTCGTCCAGGTCTACCTGGCACCCGCGGCGACCGGGCCGGAGGGCGCGGGGAGCGCGACCGTCGAGCGTCCGGCGCGCTGGCTGGCCGCCTTCGCGAGCGTCGAGGCCGCGCCCGGCGAGACCGTCGAGACCGAGATCGCGCTGCCCCGCCGCGCCTTCGAGATCTGGGACGAGGAGAAGAACGACTGGACGTTCGTCTCCGGCGCCTACGAGGTCGTGGCCGCGCACTCCCTCACCGACACGCGCCTGAGCGCCGCCCTGGAGGTCTGA
- a CDS encoding TetR/AcrR family transcriptional regulator, with protein sequence MVRARSEERRAEILRAALEVIAERGYRGATLGSVAERVGLTQQGLLHYFPTKEALLIAVLEERDRWDTSGGRDRENWRLDLLESLVEYNAMRPGIVQTFSALLGESVTDEHPAREFFTERYAQVRTSMADVLRLEFGDRLPSGLTPEQAAPLLTAVVDGLQYQWLLDPAAVDMPGAFHDFLRLLRGGDPQT encoded by the coding sequence ATGGTGCGGGCCAGGAGCGAGGAGCGGCGCGCGGAGATCCTGCGCGCCGCCCTCGAAGTGATCGCCGAGCGCGGCTACCGGGGCGCCACCCTCGGCTCCGTCGCCGAACGCGTCGGGCTGACCCAGCAGGGGCTGCTGCACTACTTCCCGACGAAGGAGGCACTGCTCATCGCGGTCCTGGAGGAGCGCGACCGCTGGGACACGAGCGGCGGCCGGGACCGCGAGAACTGGCGGCTCGACCTGCTGGAGTCCCTCGTCGAGTACAACGCGATGCGGCCGGGGATCGTGCAGACCTTCTCCGCGCTGCTCGGCGAGAGCGTGACGGACGAGCACCCGGCGCGGGAGTTCTTCACCGAGCGGTACGCACAGGTGCGGACGAGCATGGCGGACGTCCTGCGGCTGGAGTTCGGCGACCGGCTGCCGAGCGGCCTCACCCCCGAACAGGCGGCACCGCTCCTGACGGCGGTCGTGGACGGGCTCCAGTACCAGTGGCTCCTCGACCCGGCGGCGGTGGACATGCCGGGCGCCTTCCACGACTTCCTGCGGCTGTTGCGCGGGGGCGACCCTCAGACCTGA
- a CDS encoding ACP S-malonyltransferase yields MLVLVAPGQGAQTPGFLTPWLELPGAADRIAAWSDAIGLDLAHYGTKADADEIRDTAVAQPLLVAAGLLSAAALGDVAPGAVAGHSVGEFTAAAFAGVLDDTAALRLVRTRGLAMAEAAAITATGMSALLGGDPEVTVPHLEKLGLTAANVNGAGQIVAAGTLEQLAALDADKPEGVRRVVALKVAGAFHTHHMAPAVAKLEEAAAELSPADPTVTYVSNKDGQAVATGAEVLARLVGQVANPVRWDLCMETFQGLGATALIEVCPGGTLTGIAKRAMPGVSTVALKTPDDLDAARTLIAQHAAV; encoded by the coding sequence GTGCTCGTACTCGTCGCTCCCGGCCAAGGCGCCCAGACGCCCGGCTTCCTGACCCCCTGGCTCGAACTCCCCGGCGCCGCCGACCGCATCGCGGCCTGGTCCGACGCCATCGGGCTCGACCTCGCCCACTACGGCACGAAGGCGGACGCGGACGAGATCCGTGACACCGCCGTGGCGCAGCCGCTGCTCGTCGCGGCCGGCCTGCTCTCGGCCGCCGCCCTCGGTGACGTCGCGCCCGGCGCCGTCGCCGGTCACAGCGTCGGCGAGTTCACCGCCGCCGCGTTCGCGGGCGTCCTCGACGACACCGCCGCGCTGCGGCTCGTCCGCACCCGTGGTCTCGCGATGGCCGAGGCCGCCGCGATCACCGCGACCGGCATGTCGGCGCTGCTCGGCGGCGACCCCGAGGTGACCGTCCCGCACCTGGAGAAGCTCGGCCTGACCGCGGCCAACGTGAACGGCGCGGGCCAGATCGTGGCCGCCGGCACCCTGGAGCAGCTGGCCGCGCTGGACGCGGACAAGCCGGAGGGCGTCCGCCGGGTCGTCGCGCTCAAGGTCGCCGGTGCCTTCCACACGCACCACATGGCGCCCGCGGTGGCGAAGCTGGAGGAGGCGGCCGCCGAGCTGTCCCCTGCGGACCCGACCGTGACGTACGTCTCCAACAAGGACGGCCAGGCCGTCGCCACCGGCGCCGAGGTCCTCGCGCGTCTCGTCGGCCAGGTCGCGAACCCGGTCCGCTGGGACCTGTGCATGGAGACCTTCCAGGGGCTCGGGGCGACCGCGCTGATCGAGGTGTGCCCGGGCGGCACCCTCACCGGCATCGCCAAGCGCGCCATGCCCGGCGTGTCCACGGTTGCCCTCAAGACTCCCGACGACCTCGACGCGGCCCGTACGCTCATCGCCCAGCACGCGGCCGTCTGA
- the fabF gene encoding beta-ketoacyl-ACP synthase II yields MSSTNRTVVVTGIGATTPLGGDSASTWEGLIAGRSGVKPLEGERFAELPVQIAATIAVEPGEVLPRPLARKLDRSAQFALIAAREAWADAGYTAPAGEDERIAPERLGSVIASGIGGVTTLLDQYDVLKEKGVRRVSPHTVPMLMPNSPSANVGLEVNARAGVHTPVSACASGAEAIGYAVEMIRTGRADVVVAGGTEAAIHPLPIAAFANMMAMSKSNDEPTKASRPYDTGRDGFVLGEGAGVVVLESEEHAKARGARIYCEVIGQGLSADSHHIAQPEPTGRGIAAAMQNLLDSTDLKPSEVVHLNAHATSTPQGDVAEIKALRKVLGDDLDHVAISATKSMTGHLLGGAGGIETVATVLALHNRLAPPTINIDDLDPEVDADIVRGEPRELPQGTIAAINNSFGFGGHNVVLAFRTV; encoded by the coding sequence GTGAGCTCGACCAATCGCACCGTGGTCGTCACCGGTATCGGCGCAACCACACCGCTGGGTGGCGACTCCGCATCGACCTGGGAAGGTCTGATCGCGGGACGCTCCGGCGTCAAGCCCCTGGAGGGCGAGCGCTTCGCCGAACTGCCCGTCCAGATCGCCGCGACGATCGCCGTCGAACCCGGCGAGGTTCTTCCCCGCCCGCTGGCCCGCAAGCTGGACCGCTCGGCGCAGTTCGCGCTGATCGCGGCCCGCGAGGCGTGGGCCGACGCGGGCTACACCGCCCCTGCGGGTGAGGACGAGCGGATCGCGCCCGAGCGGCTCGGTTCCGTCATCGCCTCCGGCATCGGCGGTGTCACCACGCTGCTCGACCAGTACGACGTGCTGAAGGAGAAGGGCGTCCGCCGCGTCTCCCCGCACACCGTGCCCATGCTCATGCCGAACAGCCCCTCCGCGAACGTGGGTCTGGAGGTGAACGCCCGGGCGGGCGTCCACACCCCGGTCTCCGCCTGCGCGTCGGGTGCCGAGGCGATCGGCTACGCCGTCGAGATGATCCGTACCGGCCGGGCCGACGTGGTCGTGGCCGGCGGTACCGAGGCCGCGATCCACCCGCTGCCGATCGCCGCCTTCGCCAACATGATGGCGATGTCCAAGAGCAACGACGAGCCGACGAAGGCCTCGCGTCCGTACGACACGGGCCGTGACGGCTTCGTGCTCGGCGAGGGCGCGGGCGTCGTGGTCCTGGAGTCCGAGGAGCACGCGAAGGCGCGCGGCGCGCGCATCTACTGCGAGGTCATCGGCCAGGGCCTGTCGGCCGACAGCCACCACATCGCGCAGCCCGAGCCGACCGGCCGGGGCATCGCCGCCGCGATGCAGAACCTGCTCGACTCGACGGACCTCAAGCCGTCCGAGGTCGTCCACCTCAACGCGCACGCCACGTCGACGCCGCAGGGCGACGTCGCCGAGATCAAGGCGCTGCGGAAGGTCCTGGGCGACGATCTCGACCACGTCGCGATCTCCGCGACCAAGTCGATGACCGGCCACCTCCTGGGCGGTGCGGGCGGCATCGAGACCGTCGCGACGGTCCTGGCGCTCCACAACCGTCTGGCCCCGCCGACGATCAACATCGACGACCTGGACCCCGAGGTCGACGCGGACATCGTCCGCGGCGAGCCCCGCGAGCTCCCCCAGGGCACGATCGCCGCGATCAACAACTCGTTCGGTTTCGGCGGCCACAACGTGGTCCTGGCGTTCCGCACGGTCTGA
- a CDS encoding pirin family protein, with the protein MTRIQRADQRYPGGDPAAGIETRHALSFGSYYDPDNLRFGALLAVNEERLAPGAGFDEHPHSHTEIVTWVVEGELTHHDTAGHTTVVRPGDLQRLSSAGGVRHVERNDADVPLVFVQMWLAPVEPGGEPSYEVVRGGDGSWSYDLAGADARLHVHRPAADERIAVPDADFAYVHVVRGTVRLDGFDGLGGPDGLGGLDGEELGAGDAARITDAERGTLVATTDAEVLIWAMRDWRKGLG; encoded by the coding sequence GTGACACGCATCCAGCGGGCAGACCAGCGGTACCCCGGGGGCGACCCGGCGGCCGGGATCGAGACCCGGCACGCGCTCTCCTTCGGGTCGTACTACGACCCCGACAACCTCCGCTTCGGCGCGCTCCTCGCCGTCAACGAGGAGCGGCTCGCGCCGGGCGCCGGCTTCGACGAGCACCCGCACAGCCACACCGAGATCGTCACGTGGGTCGTCGAGGGCGAGCTCACCCACCACGACACGGCCGGTCACACCACCGTCGTCCGCCCCGGGGACCTCCAGCGGCTGAGCTCCGCCGGCGGCGTCCGGCACGTCGAGCGCAACGACGCCGACGTCCCGCTGGTCTTCGTGCAGATGTGGCTCGCGCCGGTCGAGCCGGGCGGGGAGCCCTCGTACGAGGTGGTCCGCGGGGGCGACGGCTCCTGGTCGTACGACCTGGCGGGGGCGGACGCGCGGCTGCACGTCCACCGCCCGGCGGCGGACGAGCGCATCGCCGTGCCGGACGCCGACTTCGCGTACGTCCATGTCGTACGCGGCACGGTGCGGCTCGACGGGTTCGACGGGCTCGGCGGCCCCGACGGTCTCGGCGGTCTCGACGGCGAGGAGCTCGGCGCCGGCGACGCGGCCCGGATCACCGACGCCGAGAGGGGCACGCTCGTCGCCACGACCGATGCGGAGGTCCTGATCTGGGCGATGCGGGACTGGCGCAAGGGCCTGGGCTGA
- the fasR gene encoding fatty acid biosynthesis transcriptional regulator FasR has product MPEPTNNAHPHAATLKRLEQSSGRLAAGAIARMDETLPWYRAMPPENRSWIGLVAQAGIAAFTEWFRHPETPQAISTDVFGTAPRELTRAITLRQTVEMVRTTIEVMESAIEEVAAPGDESLLREALLVYAREIAFATAQVYAQAAEARGAWDARLESLVVNAVLSGEADEGAVSRAAALGWNSPEHVCVILGTAPDGDSELTVEAIRRAARHAKLQVLTGVLGNRLVVIAGGNDNPLAVAKSLIGPYAPGPVVAGPVVPDLLAATRSAQAAAAGLKACSAWQDAPRPVLADDLLPERAIASDPSAREQLVEEIYRPLEEAGSALLETLSVYLEQASSLEGAARMLFVHPNTVRYRLRRVTDVTGWSPSDVRSAFTLRIALILGRLADGDPQS; this is encoded by the coding sequence GTGCCAGAACCCACGAACAACGCTCATCCGCACGCCGCGACCCTGAAGCGCCTCGAACAGTCCTCCGGGAGACTCGCCGCCGGCGCCATCGCCCGCATGGACGAGACGCTGCCGTGGTACCGGGCGATGCCGCCCGAGAACCGGTCGTGGATCGGCCTGGTCGCCCAGGCCGGCATCGCCGCGTTCACGGAGTGGTTCCGGCACCCCGAGACGCCGCAGGCGATCTCGACGGACGTCTTCGGGACCGCGCCCCGCGAGCTGACCCGGGCGATCACCCTGCGCCAGACCGTGGAGATGGTCCGCACCACGATCGAGGTCATGGAGTCGGCGATCGAGGAGGTCGCCGCCCCCGGCGACGAGTCCTTGCTCCGCGAGGCGCTGCTCGTCTACGCCCGGGAGATCGCCTTCGCCACCGCCCAGGTGTACGCGCAGGCCGCCGAGGCCCGGGGCGCGTGGGACGCGCGCCTGGAGTCGCTCGTGGTGAACGCGGTGCTCTCCGGCGAGGCCGACGAGGGTGCCGTCTCCCGCGCCGCCGCCCTCGGCTGGAACTCGCCCGAGCACGTCTGCGTGATCCTCGGCACCGCCCCCGACGGGGACAGCGAGCTGACCGTGGAGGCGATCCGCCGGGCCGCCCGGCACGCGAAGCTCCAGGTCCTCACCGGCGTCCTCGGCAACCGTCTCGTCGTCATCGCCGGCGGCAACGACAACCCCCTCGCGGTGGCGAAGTCGCTGATCGGTCCTTATGCGCCGGGCCCGGTCGTGGCCGGTCCCGTCGTCCCCGACCTGCTGGCCGCGACCCGCTCCGCGCAGGCCGCCGCGGCCGGCCTCAAGGCCTGCTCGGCCTGGCAGGACGCACCCCGCCCGGTCCTCGCCGACGATCTCCTCCCGGAGCGCGCCATCGCCTCCGACCCTTCGGCGCGCGAGCAGCTGGTGGAGGAGATCTACAGACCGCTGGAGGAGGCCGGCTCGGCGCTCCTGGAGACGCTGAGTGTCTACCTGGAGCAGGCGAGCAGCCTCGAAGGCGCCGCTCGGATGCTCTTCGTGCACCCCAACACCGTGCGCTACCGGCTTCGACGTGTGACCGACGTCACCGGATGGTCACCCTCCGACGTCCGCTCCGCGTTCACGCTCCGGATCGCCCTCATTCTGGGACGCTTGGCCGACGGAGATCCGCAGTCCTAG
- a CDS encoding NAD(P)-dependent oxidoreductase yields the protein MENTQQKIAFLGLGSMGLPMARRLLDAGHPLTVWNRTAAKADALVADGAVRAATPADAVRDADVVVTMLADPAAALAVADELIPALRPGTRWVDTSTVGPDTVRTLTARLPEGVTLIDAPVMGSVDRAAAGELIILAGGDTAPVAAVLDLLGETTACGGPGTGAALKLVLINAVIGGVALIGEALTLAGSLGLPRELALRTLAQGPLAGAVGRATATGVYFPVALAAKDVALATAVTQLPVLEAVHAALTEDATLRDQDLAAVIP from the coding sequence ATGGAGAACACGCAGCAGAAGATCGCCTTCCTCGGCCTCGGCTCGATGGGCCTCCCCATGGCCCGCCGACTCCTCGACGCGGGACACCCCTTGACCGTCTGGAACCGTACGGCCGCCAAGGCCGACGCCCTGGTCGCCGACGGCGCCGTCCGCGCCGCGACACCCGCCGACGCCGTCCGTGACGCCGACGTCGTCGTCACCATGCTGGCCGACCCGGCCGCCGCCCTCGCCGTCGCCGACGAGCTGATCCCGGCGCTGCGCCCCGGCACCCGCTGGGTCGACACCTCGACCGTCGGCCCGGACACCGTCCGCACGCTCACCGCCCGGCTCCCCGAGGGGGTCACCCTGATCGACGCGCCCGTCATGGGCAGCGTGGACCGGGCGGCGGCCGGGGAGTTGATCATCCTCGCGGGCGGCGACACCGCACCCGTCGCCGCCGTCCTCGATCTGCTCGGCGAGACCACCGCGTGCGGCGGCCCCGGCACGGGCGCCGCGCTCAAACTGGTCCTCATCAACGCCGTGATCGGCGGCGTCGCCCTGATCGGCGAGGCCCTCACGCTCGCCGGCTCCCTCGGACTGCCCCGCGAACTCGCCCTGCGCACCCTTGCCCAGGGCCCGCTGGCCGGAGCTGTCGGCCGGGCCACCGCCACCGGTGTGTACTTCCCGGTCGCCCTCGCGGCGAAGGACGTCGCCCTGGCCACGGCGGTGACGCAACTGCCCGTCCTGGAGGCCGTCCACGCGGCCCTGACCGAGGACGCGACCCTGCGGGACCAGGACCTTGCGGCCGTAATTCCCTAG
- a CDS encoding SGNH/GDSL hydrolase family protein, which yields MRGRRRFRTAVVSATAVLLCAGVLSGCTAGGPDATAEPSGKAAARPTPDPHATQTPTLPLTPTPIPTPTLPLTPNPTPPPNPLWDVSPGSVAAVGDSVTRAFDACAVLADCPEVSWATGTDTAVNSLALRLLGPEKVATRSWNLARTGARMAELPEQMAGAAAEKPELVTVMMGANDACRATPELMTPVADFRFSFETALARLRADAPKAQVYVSSVPDLKHLWSTGRLSPAGLKVWKLGICGSMLADAEDLGPAAERRRATVRERVVAYNKVLEEVCAEDERCRYDDGAVFGFRFAGGQLSPWDWFHPSRDGQARLAELAYRRITKE from the coding sequence ATGCGCGGCCGACGCAGATTCCGTACCGCTGTCGTCTCCGCCACGGCGGTACTGCTGTGCGCGGGGGTGCTCTCCGGCTGTACGGCGGGAGGCCCGGACGCGACGGCGGAGCCGAGTGGAAAGGCGGCGGCGAGACCGACGCCGGATCCGCATGCGACCCAGACCCCGACCCTACCCCTGACTCCGACTCCGATCCCGACCCCGACCCTGCCCCTGACTCCGAATCCGACTCCGCCCCCGAATCCGCTGTGGGACGTCTCCCCCGGTTCCGTCGCCGCCGTCGGTGATTCCGTCACCCGCGCCTTCGACGCCTGTGCGGTCCTGGCGGACTGCCCCGAAGTGTCCTGGGCGACGGGGACGGACACCGCCGTCAACAGCCTGGCGCTGCGGCTGCTCGGCCCCGAGAAGGTGGCCACCCGGAGCTGGAACCTGGCGCGGACGGGTGCGCGGATGGCCGAGCTGCCGGAGCAGATGGCCGGGGCCGCGGCCGAGAAGCCGGAGTTGGTGACGGTGATGATGGGCGCCAACGACGCCTGCCGGGCCACGCCCGAGCTCATGACCCCGGTCGCCGACTTCCGTTTCTCCTTCGAGACGGCCCTCGCCCGGCTGCGGGCCGACGCGCCGAAGGCGCAGGTGTACGTGTCGAGCGTGCCGGACCTGAAGCACCTGTGGTCGACGGGGCGGCTCAGCCCCGCGGGCCTGAAGGTGTGGAAGCTGGGGATCTGCGGCTCGATGCTGGCGGACGCGGAGGACCTGGGCCCGGCGGCGGAGCGGCGGCGGGCCACGGTGCGGGAGCGGGTGGTGGCGTACAACAAGGTCCTGGAGGAGGTCTGCGCCGAGGACGAGCGGTGCCGGTACGACGACGGCGCGGTCTTCGGTTTCCGCTTCGCCGGCGGACAGCTGAGCCCCTGGGACTGGTTCCATCCGAGCAGGGACGGGCAGGCGCGGCTCGCGGAGCTGGCGTACCGGAGGATCACGAAGGAGTGA
- a CDS encoding ketoacyl-ACP synthase III codes for MSKIKPSKGAPYARILGVGGYRPTRVVPNEVILEKIDSSDEWIRSRSGISTRHWASPEETVTAMSVEASGKAIADAGITPEQIGAVIVSTVSHFKQTPAVATEIADKVGAGKPAAFDISAGCAGFGYGLTLAKGMIVEGSAEYVLVIGVERLSDLTDLEDRATAFLFGDGAGAVIVGPSDEPHIGPTVWGSEGDKSETIKQTVPWNEFHGGDVSQLPLNEAGEIKFPAITQEGQAVFRWAVFEMAKVAQQALDAAGITADDLDVFIPHQANMRIIDSMVKTLKLPAHVTVARDVETTGNTSAASIPLAMERLLATGKAKSGDTALVIGFGAGLVYAATVVTLP; via the coding sequence ATGTCGAAGATCAAGCCCAGTAAGGGCGCCCCGTACGCGCGGATCCTGGGTGTCGGCGGCTACCGTCCGACCCGGGTCGTGCCGAACGAGGTGATCCTCGAGAAGATCGACTCGTCCGACGAGTGGATCCGATCGCGCTCCGGCATCTCCACCCGTCACTGGGCCTCCCCGGAGGAGACCGTCACCGCCATGTCGGTGGAGGCCTCGGGCAAGGCCATCGCCGACGCCGGGATCACCCCGGAGCAGATCGGCGCCGTGATCGTCTCCACGGTCTCGCACTTCAAGCAGACCCCGGCCGTCGCCACCGAGATCGCCGACAAGGTCGGCGCCGGCAAGCCGGCCGCGTTCGACATCTCCGCCGGCTGCGCGGGCTTCGGCTACGGCCTGACCCTCGCCAAGGGCATGATCGTCGAGGGTTCGGCCGAGTACGTCCTCGTCATCGGCGTGGAGCGGCTCAGCGACCTGACGGACCTGGAGGACCGCGCGACGGCCTTCCTGTTCGGCGACGGCGCCGGTGCCGTGATCGTCGGCCCCTCGGACGAGCCGCACATCGGCCCCACCGTCTGGGGTTCCGAGGGCGACAAGTCCGAGACGATCAAGCAGACCGTGCCGTGGAACGAGTTCCACGGCGGCGACGTCTCGCAGCTGCCTCTGAACGAGGCCGGCGAGATCAAGTTCCCCGCCATCACGCAGGAGGGTCAGGCGGTCTTCCGCTGGGCCGTCTTCGAGATGGCGAAGGTAGCCCAGCAGGCGCTGGACGCCGCCGGTATCACGGCGGACGACCTGGACGTCTTCATCCCGCACCAGGCGAACATGCGGATCATCGACTCGATGGTGAAGACTCTGAAGCTGCCGGCGCACGTCACGGTCGCCCGTGACGTGGAAACCACCGGCAACACCTCGGCCGCCTCGATTCCGCTCGCGATGGAGCGGCTCCTGGCGACCGGGAAGGCGAAGAGCGGCGACACCGCGCTCGTCATCGGCTTCGGGGCGGGTCTCGTCTACGCCGCGACGGTCGTTACCCTCCCCTAG